The following are encoded in a window of Flavobacterium psychrotrophum genomic DNA:
- a CDS encoding DUF4270 family protein has translation MQRLYSIVLIVAVVSTALFTSCTHDGLYDSFETGGNFTQSNVKIVQIDTFAVNMSSFRYDSISSTGSRLLVGRYDDPVFGEIKSSAFIDFVPASYYFDSNAVFDSIVLNLPYDGYYYNDTLAQKTINVQQLTKEIRLRNNQTDFYNTGNVATASEIIGSKTFYPRISKDSLTIKLANNFGQNLFDKIQHNQINDVDQLTDYFKGLKISAADTEDASIIGFERSGAYMRVYYSIPDDVSTESEYQDFTYYSTSDPKAFNKIEGNRSNTLLRNLNGQENEGTSSSLNNLAFIQSGIGITTRVDFPSIRNIYQVNNNNGQIFKANLKIRLNNAYYSKKLATPDSVAVYVADQNNDLVGPLTTSGGDAVMGHIDKSDNENNEVYLIIPVDPFLDKILNSATYLKYGLVFFPLNYTQSVNRLVLNGENNSQYKTRLELTYTIYDK, from the coding sequence ATGCAAAGGCTTTATAGTATTGTTCTTATTGTAGCCGTGGTAAGCACGGCGCTTTTTACATCTTGTACACATGATGGTTTGTACGACAGTTTTGAAACCGGCGGTAATTTTACCCAGAGCAATGTTAAAATTGTGCAGATAGATACCTTTGCGGTAAACATGTCTAGCTTTAGGTACGACAGCATAAGCAGTACCGGTAGCCGGCTACTTGTAGGACGCTATGATGATCCTGTTTTTGGCGAAATAAAATCTAGCGCTTTTATAGATTTTGTTCCGGCTTCATATTATTTTGATAGTAATGCCGTGTTTGACAGTATTGTACTTAACCTGCCTTACGACGGTTATTATTATAATGATACACTGGCACAGAAGACTATTAATGTACAGCAGCTTACTAAAGAGATACGCCTGCGTAATAACCAGACAGATTTTTATAATACGGGCAATGTTGCCACCGCTTCAGAAATTATAGGCAGCAAAACATTTTATCCGCGTATCAGTAAAGACTCTCTTACCATAAAGCTGGCTAACAACTTTGGTCAGAACCTGTTCGACAAGATACAGCACAACCAGATAAATGACGTAGATCAGCTTACTGATTATTTTAAAGGACTTAAAATATCTGCTGCTGATACTGAAGATGCTTCAATAATAGGTTTTGAAAGATCTGGCGCTTATATGCGCGTTTATTATTCTATTCCGGACGATGTAAGTACCGAAAGCGAATACCAGGATTTTACTTACTACAGCACTTCAGATCCTAAAGCGTTTAATAAGATAGAGGGTAACCGCAGCAATACATTACTGCGTAACCTGAACGGTCAGGAGAATGAAGGCACTTCATCATCTCTTAATAATCTTGCATTTATACAATCTGGCATTGGTATAACCACGCGTGTCGATTTTCCGTCGATACGAAACATCTATCAGGTAAATAATAACAATGGGCAGATATTTAAGGCAAACCTTAAGATTAGGCTTAACAATGCCTATTACAGCAAAAAACTGGCTACACCAGATTCTGTAGCAGTTTACGTAGCAGACCAGAATAACGACCTTGTGGGTCCGCTTACTACATCTGGCGGAGATGCTGTAATGGGGCATATAGATAAGAGCGATAACGAGAATAACGAGGTATACCTCATTATACCGGTAGATCCATTTTTAGATAAAATACTTAATAGCGCCACATATCTTAAATACGGGCTTGTGTTTTTTCCGCTAAACTATACCCAGTCAGTAAACAGGCTTGTACTTAACGGAGAAAACAACAGCCAGTATAAAACACGTTTAGAACTTACCTACACTATTTATGATAAATAA
- a CDS encoding GLPGLI family protein — protein sequence MKKFSVFLISLLGFVATAQDFQGVATYESKTALPDMSGMRRPNDITPEMEKQMQERMKKALEKTFILTFNRTESTYLEEEKLDAPGENGGFRMMANFMGGGGKHYKNVKDKRFLMEKEVFGKEFLIDDTLPKIKWKMEAETRKIGQYTCYKATATVPTDKTDFRNMRPKKQEAAAKTDEAKKAEAKPTNFMDSMEMAKEVNIVAWYTPDIPVSTGPSNYWGLPGLILEVSDGKTTLLCSKVVMNPKEKAEIKKPSKGKKVTQAEYEDTVTKKMEEMRQMGGPGGPGGGRPPRMN from the coding sequence ATGAAAAAATTTAGTGTGTTTCTAATAAGCCTGTTAGGTTTTGTGGCTACGGCGCAGGATTTTCAGGGTGTAGCTACATATGAATCTAAAACGGCCCTGCCGGATATGAGTGGCATGCGCCGCCCAAATGATATTACTCCCGAGATGGAAAAACAGATGCAGGAGCGTATGAAAAAAGCACTGGAAAAAACCTTTATCCTTACCTTTAACCGTACCGAGAGCACGTATCTTGAAGAAGAAAAACTGGATGCGCCGGGCGAAAATGGTGGCTTTAGGATGATGGCTAATTTTATGGGCGGTGGCGGAAAACATTATAAAAATGTAAAGGACAAACGTTTTTTAATGGAGAAGGAAGTGTTTGGTAAAGAGTTCCTGATTGATGATACCCTGCCGAAGATAAAATGGAAGATGGAGGCCGAAACCAGGAAGATAGGCCAGTACACCTGCTATAAAGCTACGGCAACTGTACCTACAGATAAAACTGATTTCAGGAATATGCGCCCTAAAAAACAGGAAGCTGCTGCCAAGACTGATGAGGCTAAAAAAGCAGAGGCCAAACCTACCAATTTTATGGACAGCATGGAGATGGCTAAAGAGGTAAATATCGTAGCGTGGTATACGCCCGATATACCTGTAAGCACAGGCCCGTCTAACTACTGGGGGCTACCCGGCCTGATACTGGAAGTTAGCGATGGCAAAACTACGCTGCTGTGCAGTAAAGTGGTTATGAACCCTAAAGAAAAAGCAGAGATCAAAAAACCTTCTAAAGGAAAAAAGGTTACCCAGGCCGAATATGAAGACACGGTAACTAAAAAAATGGAAGAGATGCGCCAGATGGGCGGTCCCGGTGGCCCTGGTGGCGGCAGGCCTCCACGCATGAACTAA